Genomic DNA from bacterium:
GACCCCCATGATCCCCCGATTGTAAAGGATGTCAGAAAGGCGCCGCCCATCGACATAGTCGCTGATAATGAATTTATCCACTCGATAGCCGAGGTGGTCGGCCTGCTTGATCAGGCCAGCCTGACCTTCAAACTCCCTTTTATCGCTGATCAAGGCCACTGTGGCGGAGGCCATTGAACGGTGTCCGTGCCAACGGGAGGCGGCCATTGACGCCAGTACCGGGTCCGGCCGGTAGTCCATTTGACGCGCGATCTGCTGGATTTTCTTGCGGGTTGTATCGGGCAACCGTCCTCGGTTACGCAGCGCCATCGATACGGTGGCGGTCGAATAGCCGGTTTTCACCGCAATGTCATGAATGGTGGTGCGAGTCATCATTAATACCAACGATAACCACTGTGGGATGAGATAGGCAAGCATTTTAGGTTAACGGCATAACCACAACAAGAGGTACTTGTTTATGGCCGATGATGCTAATCTTCTAGCCTGAACAGGATTATGTGAAAAAGGGAGGGGCACATGAATAAGAAGCAATTGGGGTGGGGGAATTCTTTCTTGGTAGTGATCACTTGTCTAGGGCTGGTCCCGTTGTCGGGATGGGCGGCGGATACGCCGATGTCGTCCTGGACTCCGACGACCGCGGTTTGGACCAATACCGCCAACTGGTCGGGAGGCGTGCCGGGCGGTTCATTAGGCGCCGTTTTTGACGGTACGTTTTCCATACAGCCGGATATCGCGACTTTGCCGTGGTCTTACCAGGTAAAGGGATTCTGGCTCAAATCAGGGGTGGGGCAAGATGTGACGATTAACGCCTCCACTCCATTGACTGTCACACTTTTGTCCGCAGTCAACAACGGCTTGACCGCTGTTCTGCTTATGGATGACTCTGGCAACCATAACCTCACCTTCGGGCCAAACGTCACTTTACAGCCTGCCAATGGCGTGAACTGCTATCTCTACAATGCTGGGACGCTGACGATACAGGGCGCGCTCAAAAATGGAGGGAATGAGAATGGGTTCATTGGCACCAGCACAGCCACAACGGTCAATATTACCGGGCAACTCGCCAACGGTGGTGGCCAAGCGATCACCATCACGAGCAATACGTTCATACTGTCCAGTGCCTCGCCGAGCTTTACTGGTTCAGTTCAACCTCTGGCAGCAGGAATCCTTCGGGAAGCTAATGTTGATGCGCTGAAGTCCGCAAGGGCGAACATCGGTAACGGGGGAACTCTGCAGCTTTTCAGTGACAATAATAACGACGTGTTTGGTTCAGCTGGTGACATCTTTGCGCAAAACGCTACTGGTTCCATTGAAGTTAATCGGTTGACCCCTTCCGGGGCCAATAACACGCTTCGTTCCTCGAAGTTATATATTGACAGTGCTACGTTGAATATCAGGGGTTCTAATGGCTACAGTCTGTCCATCTCCAATGTAATCGCAGGCGATAACTGGGGGAGCAAAGTCAATACTTTCAATCCGACCACGGCGAATCTGATCCTGGGCAGTATATCCATGGTTCCCATATGTAACGCTGTCGGATCTTCTTCCTTGACTTTGGATGGAGCGGGTTCGAGCAATGTCGTGACCGGCTCCATCTTAAATCCAGTTGGGGGCGGGTCCAGTTACCCGCTGATCAAAAACAACAGCAGTAGTTGGACGTTGGCGGGGACAAATAATTTGACCGCGACGATCACGTTACAAGGAGGAACATTGATCGCGGCGAACAACGATGCCTTGGGTTTCGGCGGGGAGGCACGGTATGGTGAGATTGGCTTGATGAACTATGGATCGGATACAGCCCCTGCTCCTGTCCTGAATCTCTCCGGTGTGATCGTCAACAAGGCGATTACTCAAAACCGCAACCTTGCAACACTCGTCAACTCCAATACCAACACCCCCTCGACGATGGACAATGGACTAGCCAGTATCACCTTTACCAACACCGGCGCCGGATTTGTTGGAGCCGATGTGGGCAAGCCCCTGACGATTTCGGGCGGTGGTGGCAGCGGTGCAGCGGCGATCATTGCTGCGCTTTCTGTCAACACAAATACCTTTACCGCTAGTGGCGGTACAGGGTGGTATACGGGGAATTTCATTACCTTGATGGGCGGTGGTGCCTCTCAAAGTGCGATTTACTTTGTTTATGCCAACGGCGCTCCTGGTGCTATCACGAATTTGGTTCTGTGGTCGGGCGTTCTCGGGAATGCTATCTATGCGCCAGGTTACGGCTACACCAGTATCCCAACGAACTTTACCGCTTCCAAAGGGACGAATTCGTTCGCGCCCACCACAAACGGAACCACCGTTGCCTTCTTCGATAACTTCAGCGTGGCGTCCGTTGCCTTGACCAATGCCGGAAGCGGTTATACCTCCGTCCCAACGGTTTCGCTCTCGGGGGTCAGTGGCACGGGGTTTGGCGCCTATGCCAATCTGTCCGCGTTAGCATTCTATGGTGTCAGCTCTTCGGTCATTCAGTTGGGCGGAGATGGTAATCTGACGATCAAAGCTGCGATTTCAGGGGGTAATTCATCAGCTCCCTGGTACAAGATCGGGACCGGAGTGCTGACGCTTGCCGCTTCCAACACCTGCATCGCCTTGGGCACTGTCAGCAATGGAACCCTCTCGGTGTGCAACACCGCTGGTTCAGGGACGGGATACGGGACATTGACCGTCCTCAGCAACGCCACCCTCGCTGGTTCGGGTTACATAGCTCCCACGCCCAATACTGGCGTATTGGTCGCGCTCCAGGCGGGTTCTCATATCTCACCGCATGTCGGTACGGGCGTCAGCAATGCTACCTTGAATATTACCGTGGGCAACGTGACGTCCAACTCTCTGGATATCGCCGCCGGCGCGGTGTTCGATTACAACTTTGCCGCACCTGGTGTGGGCGATACGCTGAATGTCACCGGTAAGGTCAATCTGGCTGTTGGGACCAATACCCTGAATATCGGTCAGTTGTCCGGATTCGGGGTGGGTACTTACCCGCTGATCACCTCGACGACCACGGTGACCTACCGGACCACGGGTTGGATCCTGCCGACTAGTACGCATTGGGTGTACAGCGTTACCAACTCCCCGACTTCGGTGTCGCTCAAAGTGGCTGCTGCGCCGCTTCGTGCCACACTCATCCAGATCCGGTAATAAATTCTCATTTCTTGCGGAGGGGGATTTATGAAAAAATGTCTGCTGTTAGCGCTGATCGCGGGAGGGGCGATCACATCCTTGGGGGCCGTTCCCAATTTATACGACTCATTCGATACCCTCTATACCAACGGGGCTACGTTCGTTAACCTGACGAACGGGTGGGAGGCGTCCGGCGCGGCGGTGATCGTGACGAATAGCAGCGGGGCATACTCGGCCCCGAATGCGGTATTCCTGAGTGGAACCGTGTCGATGACCAATACGCTGAATACGAGCCCGAACCTCAAGATCTGGACGGATATGAGGATCAAGCCGTATATCGGGGAGCTACTCGCCGGACCGGAGACGAACCTCGCCAGTTTTTACAGTTATTTCACCACCAACGGCTATCTCTGTGTGGCCACGCCATCCGGGTTCCAGGTTTGCTCGAATGATATCTGGGGTAGCCCGGTGCCCCCGGCTACGAATGCGAATGCCTATGTAAGACTCTCGGTGTTCCAGGACTACACCACCGCCCGGCAGGCCGTTTTGCTCAACGATCAGCTCATTCTTCAGGATGCCGGCTTTGTGGTCAACATGGCGAACTACAGCCAGTTGCTGATCCAGAATAGCGACAGCAACTGCTGGCTGGACAATGTATGGGTCGCGACGAATATCGGTCCCGACAGTCTGGTTTATGACCGTAACGGGGATGGCCGGGTCGATGCGCTTGAGATCCAGACTTACGGCTATGCCAGCCGGACGCAGTATGTCGGCGGAGCGGGATATCCCTCTTATGGATCCATCGCTGCGGCGGTGGCGGCGGCCCGGTCACGGGACATTATCTACGTTTCCTCAGGATCCTATGCCGAAAACGTCCTGGTATCGAATGCGGTCACCTTTACCGGTGGCGCGTTCACCAACAGCGGAACGCTTACCGTTCGCACGGGTTCCGGAGTGGTATTCCAGAATGCGATGAATTGGGGAACCGTGAACGTTGATACGAATTCCCTGGCGACCTTCAACGCAGCCTTGGTCTGCAGTAACTTGGTGATCTGGCCGGGGACGACCGTGACGGTGGCGAATGTCACCTGCAGCAACCTGATCGTGCAGACCAATGCGGTCTTGAATTGTCAAAGTAATGTCACCTTGACCTGTTCCATGCTCCTGGCTTGTACCGGCACGGTGGGCGTGGCATCGGGGGCGACGGTCACGGCCTCGGCGTCGTTGGACCTGCCGCCCCCCGGCCATATGGACTTCACCACGGCCAGTTTTGTGTTTACCCCGTTGTCGGTGGACCTGACCGGAACCTTCAGCCTGAGTAACCATTGGGGGCAGGGAAACTCGGTATCGCTCCCTTCTGGAGCCAATGGCACCTTCAACCAGGCGTTGACCAATCCGCCTCTAAATTCACTGGTGCTGGGAACAAACTCAACGGTCACCTTCAGCAAAGTCGTGGCTTGTGGGGATCTGACCGTCAGATCCGGCTCAACGGTGGTGATGTCATCTTTGACCTGCAGCAACCTGGTGGTGGAGCCGGGCGCGCACTTCACGTGTAGCGGGCCCTTCCACTGTTCCGGAACCTGCACATTCGGGCAGAATGCCGTGGTGGCCTTTTCCGGTTCAGCCTCCTGTGTCGGGCTATTCACCGTGGACTCCGGCGCTTCGGTCACACTCGGGCAGGGGGCAACGTTGGGAACCTTGGATGTTATCGGGACGTTGATTGTGGGTTCCGGACAAACGGTGACGGCGACGGCCGCGACGGTGACTGGTTCCGTTCTGGTGAGTGGGGCGGGGACGATGTCGGTAAGCGCCGCCCTGAATGTGACCGGCGGCGGAACGCTCACCTTTGCCAGCGGCAGGCTCACGGTACCGGCCAGTAACGTGGATATGTCGGGAACCTTTGCCGTTTCGAATACCTGGGGTACGGCGATGACCATGGCATTGCCATTTGCGGATGATTTCGAGCTGTATGCCAATAACACCGTGATGACGAACCTGGGCTTCCGGGGGTGGTATGCCTCGGACGGGTCGGTCAAGGTGGAGAGTGCGGTCAAGCACGCGGGAAACAAGGCAACGGAAGTGCCGGATGATTCGATCCTTTCAAACAGCATCAACTCCGCCTCCATGACGAAGATCTGGACGGACTTTTTCATCCAGCCGACGCTGGGGCTTGAGCCTCTATCACCAGCCACCAATAGTTCAAGCTTCCTAGCGTATGCGAACACGAACGGCTATCTGGTAGTCGCTGTGGCTGGCGGCGGGTGGGTGGTGTGTTCGAACCGGATTGATGGCACACCGGCCACGCTGATCCCGGGCAATGCCTTCACGCGTATCTCGGTCTATCAGGAACTGGTTCACCATACCTTCGCAGTGTTTGTGGCAGGTGACATGGTGGCGCAAGGATTGACCACCCCAGCCAATCTGGGCGGTTATACCGCCTTTGCGCTGAACAACATTTTTGGGTCCACCTATCTGGATGATCTGTCGATGGCGGCAGGGGTGCCGGCCGGGTTAACCTCCGATTTGAATCACAACAACATTCCCGATGCCGTTGAAATCAGCAACAATGACATCGCCGCCCTCCAGCCTATAGGAACCATTTTTAAAATCCGTTAAGTCCCTAGAAATATAAGGAGAAATAATCAGTATGCATCCGTCGTATAATGGTCTCGGTCTACATCTCGGAAACCTGTCGCGCCTCTCGCGGGCGGAATCACGGTCCTGTTCTGCGGAAAACCCCACCGGTGCGAAAGGCCAGGGCGGACGGCATATCGATCCCGATCACGGCCCCTCCCGCGATCTCGGCACGGGGTGGAAGGTCCGGCCTTGCGTGAGCGTTAATCCCGGAGAGACGCTGGTCCTGGCTGACCTTGAAGGGGCCGGCGCGATCCAGCAGATCTGGATGACCCCGACTGGAAACTACCGTTTCACCATTCTCCGGTTCTACTGGGATGGTGAGGAAACGCCGTCGGTCGAAGTGCCGATCGGTGATTTCTTTGCCAGTGCGTACACCAGTTTCAATGTTTATGCCCCCTTGAATTCACAGCCGGTTTGCGTCAACCCCGGCAACGCCTTTAACTGCTACTGGGAGATGCCTTTCCGCAAACACTGCAAGATCACCCTGGAGAACATCGGGTTCGAAGCGATGCGGATCTTCTATCAGATCAACTACACCCTGACCGAGGTGCCCGCCGACGCGGCCTATTTCCATGCGCAATTCCGGCGAAGCAATCCCTTGCCATACAAGGAAGTGTTTACCCTTCTTGATGGCGTGCGCGGGCAGGGGCATTACGTCGGCACCTACATGGCCTGGCAGATGAACAACAATGGCTGGTGGGGTGAGGGTGAAGTCAAATTCTATCTCGATGGCGACCTGCCCGATGGGGTGGTTGGCCGCAATATCAAGGAGCACGGGGGTGAGGGCTATCCCACGATCTGCGGAACCGGCACAGAAGACTATTTCTGCGGGTCCTACAACTTTGAGAACAAGGCGACCAGGCAATATCAGGAGTTCACGACCGCCTATGCGGGAGTCTCCCAGGTAGTGCGTCCGGATGGGCTCTATAACGCCAATACCCGCTTCAGCCTTTACCGGTGGCACATCATGGATCCCGTGCGGTTCCAGGCTGATTTTGCCGTGACCATGCAGGCGTTGGGCTGGCGTGCCGGGGGCCGCTACCTTCCGGCCCAGGATGATATCGCCTCGGTTGCGTTTTGGTATCAGTCCGAACCTCACATGACTTTCCCGAAACTGCCTGAGCGGGACCGGTTGGAGATCATTTAACCCTACGGTCTAGTGAGCCCGTTTGTGGTGGTGAGGAATGTTCCGGGGCGGTGGATGCGGCTCAGTGAAGAAAAAAATGAAATCGATCACGGCCAGCAACAACCCTGAAAGCTCCGCCTCCTTTGTCTGGTTGGGCGCTGGTGGGCGTGAGCGGAATCGCTTTGTGCTGTTTCGCCGCAATGTTTTCATCGATGAGGTGCCCGCTTCGGTCGACCTCCATCTGTTTGCCGACTCGCGCTACCGGTTGCGTGTCAACGGGCGGTTTGTTTATGCGGGACCGCCCCGGTTCGTTACGCAGTATCCCGAATATGACACGGTGGACCTTCTCCCTCACCTTAAACTCGGCCCCAATTGTATCACGGTCGAGGTGAACACCTACGGAGCGGCGTCGTACCAAACCATGCCGGATGGGCGCGGTGGGTTTCTGGCGTGGGGTACGGTGGGGCAGGCGGGAAAGGCATTGGAAATTGATCTGGCGACGCCGGGTGGTTGGTTGGCACGCGAGGTGGAGGCCTGGGATGCCCATTCGCCCCTCTACAGTTTTGCCCAGAATCCGGTTGAAATCCTCGATACTCAAAAATTTAACGAGGCCTGGGTACTGCCCGGTTCATGGGACTTCCGTGGCTGGTTGCCTGTAGATATTATTCCGGCGTGTGAGGCTCCGTGGGGGCGGCTGAGTGCCTCCACGGCCCCCGTGATCCCCTATTCGCCGGTTTCGCCGGAGACCATTCTTTGTTCTGCGGAACTGGACGCGAGTGAGTTACGGTGGGGGTTCACTATCCCTGATCAGGTCATGGGCACGTCGAAAACCGCCCCCCAAGAGCTGTATACGGCCTTCTCATCATGGATCTACGCGGCAACCGGGCAAGCGGTGGTGGCGGGGTTGCATTGGGGTGATTTTGCCCTGAACGGTACGGCCCTTGAGACGGTCCCGCATCCAATCCTTGGGAACCGTCATGATGCGACTCTCAATCTCAAGACGGGATGGAATCATCTTACAGGGGTGGTGGAGTTCCTTACGGCGGCAGAGTTCTGGTCATTTCTGATTGGCTTACCCAAAGCGGCACACCTGAAACTCCGGGCCAGGGCCGATGAGCTGGAAACAGCGGCGTTCATGTTGTCCCCGTTAGTTTCCCGAAATGCAATCGATTTAACGTGGAGTACCGATCCGTGCTCCCTGCCGCCGGAAGGGTGGAGGCAGGTGGTGGGGGATCCCCTATTGGTCTGTCCCGCCCGATTGACGGCTTGGGATCGCCCGCTTGGGGGCGCGATCCATGATCGCTCCTATGCTGATCTAGCCTCCGTGGCGGACATCCGTGGGGCAGGGCATGTTTGGGTTTTTAAATTCAAGGGCGGGGCCTTGGGGCATGTGACGCTTGATCTTGACGCCCCGGCGGGAACCGTCGTCGATGTCGGATTCGATGACTGGTTACGCCCTGATGGCCTGATTGATCTCTACCGGAGCAATCCGTTCATCAACAGCGTGGAACGCGTGATCTTGAAGGGTGGCCGCCAAC
This window encodes:
- a CDS encoding alpha-L-rhamnosidase C-terminal domain-containing protein, with protein sequence MKSITASNNPESSASFVWLGAGGRERNRFVLFRRNVFIDEVPASVDLHLFADSRYRLRVNGRFVYAGPPRFVTQYPEYDTVDLLPHLKLGPNCITVEVNTYGAASYQTMPDGRGGFLAWGTVGQAGKALEIDLATPGGWLAREVEAWDAHSPLYSFAQNPVEILDTQKFNEAWVLPGSWDFRGWLPVDIIPACEAPWGRLSASTAPVIPYSPVSPETILCSAELDASELRWGFTIPDQVMGTSKTAPQELYTAFSSWIYAATGQAVVAGLHWGDFALNGTALETVPHPILGNRHDATLNLKTGWNHLTGVVEFLTAAEFWSFLIGLPKAAHLKLRARADELETAAFMLSPLVSRNAIDLTWSTDPCSLPPEGWRQVVGDPLLVCPARLTAWDRPLGGAIHDRSYADLASVADIRGAGHVWVFKFKGGALGHVTLDLDAPAGTVVDVGFDDWLRPDGLIDLYRSNPFINSVERVILKGGRQQVQLFHSRGGTFIQVTVRLPVTGAHPGKARLHGVAVLQTKTIPVVLGDFHASDSAFDAIWRAAVETLSASTEDSYADSPWRERGTYLGDSYVNMLLHPLLHHDLTLARRVVRLFAQTVTVDGQMLGAVPSCLAFSHEDFTLIWVLLLHTYWSVTGDKALVEELWPAVQSVLAGRKFAVHSSGLWNADRCRQFIDWGVVKEEREGAANAVLNAFRIGALDGAAELAKVIDRDDDGVLLHSEGQALRQAYSETLWLQDTGRFAAGLAPDGPMRSTAFHANILAYLFRIGTLEQQEQVERYVIGRAKVNYELGLAGGGGAGHAELYFLAYLLPALGEHGQFDLGESLIKEHLGTIIKTGYSTLPECFSTPSRRNGSWCHSWSGYPAVYLTRYMLGLRQTTKGNPDHFILQPLVSGHITQASGRVPHAKGLINVAWTRTGAGLVFKVDAPEGVVLEVAK
- a CDS encoding glycoside hydrolase family 172 protein; translated protein: MHPSYNGLGLHLGNLSRLSRAESRSCSAENPTGAKGQGGRHIDPDHGPSRDLGTGWKVRPCVSVNPGETLVLADLEGAGAIQQIWMTPTGNYRFTILRFYWDGEETPSVEVPIGDFFASAYTSFNVYAPLNSQPVCVNPGNAFNCYWEMPFRKHCKITLENIGFEAMRIFYQINYTLTEVPADAAYFHAQFRRSNPLPYKEVFTLLDGVRGQGHYVGTYMAWQMNNNGWWGEGEVKFYLDGDLPDGVVGRNIKEHGGEGYPTICGTGTEDYFCGSYNFENKATRQYQEFTTAYAGVSQVVRPDGLYNANTRFSLYRWHIMDPVRFQADFAVTMQALGWRAGGRYLPAQDDIASVAFWYQSEPHMTFPKLPERDRLEII